A genome region from Danio aesculapii chromosome 2, fDanAes4.1, whole genome shotgun sequence includes the following:
- the mllt1b gene encoding MLLT1 super elongation complex subunit b isoform X6 → MPIEVYFKNKEEPKKVCFNYDLFLNLEGNPPVNHLRCEKLTFNNPTHEFRRKLVKAGGVFFSSQAIVVPEGAEMMPRPSPDYPMLPTIPLSAFSDPKKIKSSHAVKESSKDGGSGSSKNLKAHKATKEQQERTRKDSESKATSRESDRESKSSRDLSSSSFSKKSTDGRGKDDVKTVPKAAFKEPKLTVRESKMDGMSPKGGGGVTGGGGQVDTRTPGKRPSSATESPKLTTKKQKRIGSEGMKGGGYSSSSPRITSTTPSNYPEKKTTKDKGHWTKMKTEVAEVKRQPESDESNSEDEASSKSEQSAPSSPSSSSSSSSSDSDFEPSQKQGQGTLRSMVEDMHSEGSDDDSSSEVETPMKTNPFNHDSRLSMDSESDGNEESRPPSQEAPSPSPKLSSANLKMLGKKSPDSCNREKVIKRGYDKVGTAYTEELMDLHRRLMALRERNILQQIVNLIEKTGHFNITNTTFDFDLFSLDESTVRKLQSYLEATST, encoded by the exons ATGCCTATAGAAGTCTATTTCAAAAACAAG GAGGAGCCTAAAAAGGTGTGCTTTAATTATGACCTTTTCCTGAACCTGGAGGGGAACCCACCCGTCAACCACCTGCGCTGCGAGAAGCTCACGTTTAACAACCCCACTCACGAGTTTAGACGCAAGCTAGTCAAGGCCGGTGGG GTGTTTTTCTCATCTCAGGCTATCGTTGTTCCTGAGGGAGCGGAGATGATGCCTCGACCCAGTCCGGATTATCCAATGCTGCCGACTATTCCACTCTCTGCCTTCTCAGACCCCAAGAAGATCAAGTCAAGTCATGCGGTAAAG gaGTCAAGTAAAGATGGAGGAAGTGGGAGCAGTAAAAACCTTAAAGCCCATAAGGCAACCAAAGAGCAACAAGAGCGCACACGAAAAGACTCTGAGAGCAAAGCCACATCCAGAGAGAGCGACCGAGAGAGCAAATCATCACGAGACCTGTCATCATCCTCTTTTTCCAAGAAATCCACAGACGGCAGAGGAAAAGACGATGTGAAAACGGTGCCCAAAGCTGCCTTCAAAGAGCCCAAACTCACGGTCAGAGAGTCCAAGATGGATGGCATGTCTCCAAAAGGTGGTGGAGGGGTGACTGGTGGAGGGGGTCAAGTAGACACTAGAACCCCAGGCAAACGGCCCTCGTCTGCCACAGAGTCGCCGAAGCTTACTACCAAGAAACAGAAGAGGATTGGCTCCGAGGGCATGAAGGGTGGAGGCTACAGCAGCAGCTCTCCCCGCATTACCTCAACAACACCCTCAAATTATCCAGAGAAGAAAACCACGAAAGATAAAGGTCACTGGACCAAGATGAAAACAGAGGTGGCGGAAGTCAAAAGGCAACCCGAGTCTGATGAATCCAACTCCGAGGATGAAGCCTCTTCCAAATCAGAG caGTCGGCGCCATCCAGTCCATCAAGTTCCAGCTCAAGCTCCAGCTCTGATTCTGACTTTGAGCCGTCGCAGAAGCAAGGCCAAG GGACACTGCGTTCAATGGTGGAGGATATGCACTCTGAGGGCTCTGATGACGACAGCAGCTCTGAGGTTGAGACACCCATGAAGACGAATCCATTCAACCACGACTCACG TTTGAGCATGGACAGTGAGAGTGATGGTAACGAGGAGTCCCGTCCTCCCAGCCAGGAAGCCCCCTCACCTTCACCCAAACTCAGCTCAGCAAACCTTAAG ATGTTAGGAAAAAAGAGCCCTGACTCTTGCAACCGCGAGAAGGTAATCAAGAGGGGATACGACAAGGTAGGAACG GCTTATACAGAGGAGCTTATGGACCTCCATCGCAGACTGATGGCTCTCAGAGAGAGGAACATTTTACAGCAG ATTGTTAACCTCATAGAGAAGACCGGCCATTTCAACATCACCAACACAACCTTTGACTTTGACCTATTCTCCTTGGATGAGTCAACTGTACGCAAACTCCAGAGTTACCTGGAAGCCACGTCCACATGA